The Tissierellales bacterium genome includes the window AGAAAAGGCTGAATCTTGGAGATTTACAGCATAGGATATAATTATATAACTATAAGTTTATATAAGCGTTTTCAATATTAAATTTAATCTTTCTGTTTTTGTAATAAAAATCAAATTGAAATGATTACGGATATCTGCTATTATGATAGTAAGTAGTAAATTTACTTAATGGGGGAGACGTATGAAAAGTATAAAGACTAAACTTATAGCAGTATTTTTGCTTATATTTGTACCATTTGTTGTGACGGTAATACTAGCATTTGGAACTTTCAATCAGATGGAGGACGATGGGGTTGCTATCAATTTGTCAGGAAGTCAGCGGATGAGGACGATGCTTATTAGTAATTATTCTATGCAGATATACCATAGCGATGATGGATTAAGTGATGTAGATGACGCAAAAAAGATATTAGAGAAGGAAATGAAGACATATAAAAAAATAACAAGTGCTCTGATAAATGGTGATGAGAATTTGTATATAGGTAGTAATAAAGATGCTGAAATTGTAAATGCTATAAAAGATATACAGAATAAAACTAGCCGATATGTAGAAGAGGCTAAAAAAATATTAGATGGCAATGCTAATAGAGAAGATGTTTATTTCATGACTACGAATGCTATGAATATCAAAAATGATTTTCATAAAATAGTTATGATGTATCAAGAAAATTACAATCAAAAAGTCGGTTTATTTAAGAATACATTGATTGGACTTAGTGCATTTGGATTAATGATATTGCTATTCGGATACTACTATGGAAACAAAATAATAGTAAAACCGATATTAAAGATTACTAAAAAACTTGAGGAAATTGCGAGTGGTGAAGGTGATTTAACACATGAAATGGAAGTTCACTCTAAAGATGAGATAGGGAAGTTAGCAAATGACTTTAATAGATTTATAAAGACCATTAGAGATATGGTAGTTGAAATTTCTAGATCTAGTGAGAATTTAGAATCTGTGTGCACTTCTTTAGAGCTTATCACAGGAGATGTAACAGATTCTTCAGAAAAGCTATCTACTATTACATCTGAGATAGCAGAGGGTGCTACAGAACAAGCGACAGAAGTTATGGTTACATCTGACAAACTTTCAGAATTAGGAGATGAAATTAATGAGATAAATTCTATTTCAGAAGATATGAAGACTAGTTCTATGGAAATCAGAGAGATAAATGAAATAAGTCAAAAAAGTATGATAGAGCTTCAAAATAGTAATTCAGAAAATATAAAAGCGTCTAATGATATAAATGATGCGATTAAGGAGCTGTATCAAAAAATTGAGCAGATATCGGCAATTACAGAAGCAATAAATGAGATATCAAGTCAAACTAATTTACTCGCGCTTAATGCATCTATTGAAGCGGCTCGCGCTGGAGAACATGGTAGAGGTTTTTCTGTAGTTGCAAATGAAGTTAGTAAATTAGCTGAGGAATCCAACAAATCAACTATAGAGATATCGACTATAGTTTCTGAAATTCAAAAGCAAGTGAATCAGACAAGTGAACTTATGGAAAGCGTGTTGAAGATATCTGAAAACCAATCTCATGCAGTTGAAAAGTCAAAAGAAGATTTTAACAATGTAGCTAATTCTTTGACGGGGATGATTGAGAGAATAGATAGGGTAAACGGTAGGATAACAACTGTGGATGGAAAGAAAAATGATATATTGCAGGCTATACAAATTGTAGCAAGTGTGTCAGAAGAAACTGCGGCGTCTACAGAAGAAGTAGCTGCATTTGCAGATGAATTCCAAGCGAGTGTTAATGATATTTCAACAAATGCTAGAAATTTGAGAGAATCAAGCGAACATCTATCAGGCATGATTTCGAAATTCCAATATTAATTAATGAGTATATATAAAGGTCAATTTGCGAGAAGATTAAAAATCTTTTGCAAATTGACCTTTTT containing:
- a CDS encoding methyl-accepting chemotaxis protein: MKSIKTKLIAVFLLIFVPFVVTVILAFGTFNQMEDDGVAINLSGSQRMRTMLISNYSMQIYHSDDGLSDVDDAKKILEKEMKTYKKITSALINGDENLYIGSNKDAEIVNAIKDIQNKTSRYVEEAKKILDGNANREDVYFMTTNAMNIKNDFHKIVMMYQENYNQKVGLFKNTLIGLSAFGLMILLFGYYYGNKIIVKPILKITKKLEEIASGEGDLTHEMEVHSKDEIGKLANDFNRFIKTIRDMVVEISRSSENLESVCTSLELITGDVTDSSEKLSTITSEIAEGATEQATEVMVTSDKLSELGDEINEINSISEDMKTSSMEIREINEISQKSMIELQNSNSENIKASNDINDAIKELYQKIEQISAITEAINEISSQTNLLALNASIEAARAGEHGRGFSVVANEVSKLAEESNKSTIEISTIVSEIQKQVNQTSELMESVLKISENQSHAVEKSKEDFNNVANSLTGMIERIDRVNGRITTVDGKKNDILQAIQIVASVSEETAASTEEVAAFADEFQASVNDISTNARNLRESSEHLSGMISKFQY